One Pseudomonas brassicacearum genomic region harbors:
- a CDS encoding dihydrodipicolinate synthase family protein, producing MSTKNTIDLKGLVPAPVTPFTRDGKVDHDAIQKLGSWLGSFEGVKGLVVLGHAGEGTFLTQAEQASVIQSFKESVGGRIPIIAGITGEGTQVAAEEAQRAVDAGASAGLVYPSHGWLRFGYQKGAAQDRYRAIYEHSGLPLILFQYPDVTKATYDLETQLEIAKQPGVFAMKNGVRNMRRWDTEIPVVRREVPDLQILTCHDEYLLHTMFDVDGALVGYGSLTPEPLIELIAAGKRRDYPAARAIHDKLLPVTRNVYHRGSHMEGTVALKHGLVARGILEHATVRSPLLPLAEGADREIADALRSAGLI from the coding sequence ATGAGCACTAAGAACACAATCGATCTCAAAGGCCTGGTACCAGCGCCGGTCACTCCGTTCACCCGTGATGGCAAGGTCGATCATGACGCTATTCAGAAACTGGGTTCCTGGCTGGGCAGCTTCGAGGGTGTCAAAGGCTTGGTGGTGCTGGGTCATGCGGGCGAGGGCACCTTCCTGACCCAGGCCGAGCAAGCCTCGGTGATCCAGAGCTTCAAGGAGTCGGTCGGCGGGCGGATCCCGATCATCGCCGGCATCACCGGCGAAGGCACCCAAGTGGCCGCCGAAGAAGCCCAGCGGGCCGTCGACGCAGGTGCCAGTGCGGGCCTGGTTTATCCTTCCCACGGCTGGCTGCGCTTCGGCTATCAGAAAGGCGCGGCCCAGGATCGTTATCGCGCGATTTACGAGCACAGCGGCCTGCCACTGATCCTGTTTCAATATCCCGATGTGACCAAGGCCACTTACGACTTGGAAACTCAGCTGGAGATCGCTAAACAGCCTGGCGTTTTCGCCATGAAAAACGGTGTGCGTAACATGCGCCGTTGGGACACCGAGATCCCGGTGGTCCGTCGTGAAGTCCCGGATCTGCAGATTCTCACCTGCCATGACGAATACCTGTTGCACACCATGTTCGACGTGGACGGGGCGTTGGTAGGCTACGGCAGCCTGACCCCCGAACCCCTGATCGAACTGATCGCCGCCGGCAAGCGTCGGGATTATCCTGCGGCCCGTGCCATTCACGACAAACTGCTGCCCGTTACCCGTAACGTCTACCACCGTGGCTCGCATATGGAAGGCACCGTGGCGCTCAAGCACGGCCTGGTGGCGCGCGGCATTCTGGAGCATGCCACCGTGCGCTCGCCGTTGCTTCCACTGGCTGAAGGCGCTGACCGCGAAATCGCCGACGCCTTGCGCTCCGCCGGCCTGATCTGA
- a CDS encoding MFS transporter — MLMQNLKIEPVAEEVKSQANISARLERLPITRQVFWARNIIGAATFFDGYTVIAIAYAMPVLAKEWNLTATQIGMILSFGYLGQLLGAVFFGWLAERIGRMKVLTFTILLFVAMDVACLFAWSAGSMILFRFLQGIGTGGEVPVASAYVNELIGSKKRGKFFLLYEVMFLLGLVGAGIIGYLLVPVYGWKAMFAVGLVPAVILIPLRFFLFESPRWLASKGRLQEADRIVTRLESSVLKSGKQLAPAVEVPQIPKPAGAQGWRELFHGMYFKRSMVIWAMWFGAYMVANGLITWLPTLYRQHFNLPLDTSLAYGFITSGAGVVAAVICALLIDRFGRRRWYMGALFLGAIPLSVLALTGATSPLQILLLAGLGYALVQTVTFSLYLYSAELYPTRLRALGTGLGSAWLRLGSATGPLIVGMTVSQVGVHYVFGIFAVILILTGCITALFAIETKGRILEELSP, encoded by the coding sequence ATGTTGATGCAGAACTTAAAAATAGAGCCTGTCGCTGAAGAGGTGAAAAGCCAGGCAAATATCAGTGCAAGACTTGAACGTTTACCGATTACCCGACAAGTCTTCTGGGCCCGGAACATTATTGGTGCGGCCACGTTTTTCGATGGCTATACCGTTATCGCGATTGCCTATGCGATGCCGGTGCTGGCCAAGGAGTGGAACCTGACCGCGACGCAAATCGGCATGATTCTTTCATTTGGTTATCTCGGCCAATTGCTCGGTGCTGTGTTCTTCGGCTGGTTGGCTGAACGCATCGGTCGGATGAAGGTGCTGACCTTCACCATTCTTCTATTCGTTGCCATGGATGTGGCCTGCCTGTTCGCCTGGAGCGCGGGATCGATGATCCTGTTCCGCTTCCTGCAGGGCATCGGCACGGGGGGCGAGGTGCCGGTGGCCAGCGCTTACGTCAATGAATTGATCGGCTCGAAAAAGCGCGGCAAGTTCTTCCTGCTCTACGAGGTCATGTTTCTGCTCGGGCTGGTCGGCGCGGGCATCATTGGGTACCTGTTGGTGCCGGTCTACGGCTGGAAGGCCATGTTCGCGGTGGGTCTGGTCCCGGCCGTGATTTTGATTCCACTGCGTTTCTTTCTCTTTGAATCGCCGCGCTGGCTCGCGTCAAAGGGCCGGCTCCAGGAGGCTGATCGCATTGTGACGCGCTTGGAAAGTAGCGTGTTGAAATCCGGCAAACAGCTCGCCCCCGCAGTGGAAGTACCACAAATACCCAAGCCTGCCGGGGCTCAAGGCTGGCGAGAGCTGTTCCATGGCATGTACTTCAAACGCTCAATGGTTATCTGGGCGATGTGGTTCGGGGCCTATATGGTTGCCAATGGCCTAATCACTTGGTTGCCGACGCTGTATCGCCAACATTTCAATCTGCCGCTCGACACCAGTCTGGCCTATGGCTTCATCACGTCGGGCGCCGGGGTGGTCGCCGCGGTCATCTGCGCTTTGTTGATCGACCGGTTCGGGCGCCGTCGCTGGTACATGGGGGCTTTGTTCCTGGGCGCCATACCCTTGTCGGTGCTGGCCCTGACGGGTGCGACATCACCCCTGCAGATTCTTCTGCTGGCCGGTCTCGGGTACGCCCTGGTACAGACCGTGACGTTCTCGCTCTATCTCTATTCGGCAGAGCTTTACCCCACGCGTCTGCGTGCGTTGGGGACCGGCCTGGGCAGTGCCTGGCTGCGCCTGGGGTCGGCCACGGGGCCGTTGATTGTGGGAATGACGGTATCCCAAGTTGGCGTGCATTACGTATTTGGAATATTTGCAGTGATATTAATCCTCACCGGCTGTATCACTGCATTGTTTGCCATTGAAACCAAGGGCCGAATACTGGAGGAACTTTCACCTTGA
- a CDS encoding IclR family transcriptional regulator has product MIKTSRHEAGDSELSSDLDEKKARSTVQSLAKGFRVLEAFTAENDELTLSQIAVTADLDPGTTFRMLNTLVDLGYVSRIPESRRFALTLKVLDLGFHAIARTDLRSIVRPILRGLVSETNEAASFAVLQGADVLYLERVRAGITRLGVDIRIGTTVPATQTAIGQSILAFLPEQQVHKVQALTPTMPFSMRPHAMERPLLELLGQIREDGFVLTESLFTDGLRILAVPVLDIDGHPVGAISIAAPSIRCTAEELRSRALGSTLEAAKSIGKALEANGSIGSNV; this is encoded by the coding sequence ATGATCAAGACATCAAGGCATGAAGCGGGCGATTCCGAACTGTCCTCGGACCTGGATGAAAAGAAAGCCCGCAGTACCGTCCAGTCACTGGCCAAAGGCTTTCGTGTGCTGGAGGCGTTCACCGCCGAGAACGATGAGTTGACCCTGAGCCAGATCGCTGTCACTGCCGATCTCGATCCGGGTACCACTTTTCGCATGCTCAATACGCTGGTGGACTTGGGCTACGTGTCCCGGATCCCGGAGAGTCGACGTTTTGCGCTGACGCTCAAGGTGCTTGACCTGGGTTTTCACGCCATTGCCCGCACAGACTTGCGCAGCATTGTGCGGCCCATTCTTCGAGGACTGGTCAGTGAAACCAATGAGGCCGCCAGCTTCGCCGTACTGCAAGGCGCCGATGTGCTGTATCTGGAGCGGGTGCGGGCAGGTATCACTCGGTTGGGCGTGGATATCCGTATTGGCACCACTGTGCCCGCGACCCAGACGGCGATAGGCCAGTCGATTCTGGCTTTTCTGCCGGAGCAGCAGGTCCACAAAGTGCAGGCGCTCACCCCGACGATGCCCTTCAGCATGCGTCCGCATGCCATGGAGCGTCCGCTTTTGGAGTTGTTGGGGCAAATTCGTGAAGATGGCTTTGTGTTGACCGAATCCCTGTTCACCGATGGCCTGAGAATTCTCGCGGTACCGGTGCTGGACATCGACGGACATCCCGTCGGGGCGATCAGTATCGCAGCCCCCTCTATCCGGTGTACGGCGGAAGAACTTAGAAGCCGGGCATTGGGTTCTACGCTGGAAGCGGCCAAGTCTATCGGCAAGGCATTGGAAGCCAATGGAAGTATTGGCTCCAACGTTTAG
- a CDS encoding DoxX family protein: MTTENRSSPGSILAAVSTWGARFEPYFYTLLRIAFAVVLFTHGLPKVLGTAHGSMADPMTASINLIQNVMGLPFAAQLAFLVMLLETAGALMLAMGLATRLVALLITLQMLAISYALGPTWPWIDRGIEFPVLMGFLALYLVARGGGAYSLDARLGRRLGATSHC; encoded by the coding sequence ATGACCACTGAAAACAGATCGTCGCCGGGCTCCATTTTGGCCGCCGTGAGTACTTGGGGCGCCCGTTTCGAACCATATTTTTACACCCTGCTGCGAATCGCCTTCGCTGTCGTCCTTTTTACCCACGGATTGCCGAAGGTTCTGGGAACTGCCCATGGATCGATGGCCGACCCCATGACCGCGTCAATCAATCTCATCCAGAACGTGATGGGACTGCCCTTCGCCGCGCAGCTCGCCTTTCTGGTCATGCTCCTGGAGACGGCCGGCGCACTCATGCTGGCGATGGGGCTGGCCACGAGGCTGGTTGCCCTGCTCATCACCCTTCAAATGCTTGCAATAAGCTACGCCCTCGGACCGACATGGCCCTGGATAGACCGAGGCATTGAGTTTCCGGTACTGATGGGATTTCTTGCCCTCTACCTCGTCGCACGCGGAGGCGGCGCCTATTCATTGGACGCACGCTTAGGCAGGCGCCTGGGCGCGACGAGCCACTGCTGA